One region of Streptomyces leeuwenhoekii genomic DNA includes:
- a CDS encoding tyrosine-type recombinase/integrase has translation MREATTLDRDLKTFVLPEVGQLLATGDAWEPYRLLDPEGQRVEPVAIYFKDLLTADSPATTLYSYGNDLLRWWRFLWAQGIEWDRAVREDARDFTLWMQLADKPVRVHWRHRGKDPDEVPRRKPPTLAPGTPNLVTGKPTIGKKYSPATRAHSETVLRTFYDFHLDLNSGQLLVNPFPLDRRRRKARPHAHHNPADDFKRERTGRYRPAVPQRIPRRIPDDKFTEVFAGLRSHRDRALLAFWVSSAARSTELLTATERDALPGQQLIGVIRKGTRDYQQLPASPDAFVWLRLYQEEAWRKGIPRGRNQPLWWTLRRPWRPLNYDAARAMFTRAVEVLGANWTLHDLRHTATYRMTEDPEMSLVYVQHILGHKDQSTLQKYLRPSRDEVISAGLAHHARQEAKKNAPSPAPTAPAYNEDSLNTLFGGLVA, from the coding sequence GTGCGTGAGGCAACAACACTTGATCGAGATCTGAAGACCTTTGTGCTGCCCGAGGTCGGACAGCTGCTAGCGACGGGGGATGCCTGGGAGCCGTACCGACTCCTCGACCCGGAAGGACAGCGCGTCGAACCGGTCGCGATCTACTTCAAGGACCTGCTCACCGCAGACAGTCCCGCTACCACCCTGTATTCGTACGGCAACGACCTGCTGCGGTGGTGGCGATTCCTGTGGGCCCAGGGCATCGAGTGGGATCGCGCTGTACGCGAGGACGCCCGAGACTTCACCCTGTGGATGCAGCTCGCGGACAAGCCGGTACGCGTGCACTGGCGGCACCGCGGCAAGGATCCCGACGAGGTCCCTCGCCGGAAGCCCCCGACCCTCGCACCGGGAACCCCGAACCTGGTGACCGGGAAGCCGACCATCGGCAAGAAGTACTCGCCCGCCACCCGGGCCCACTCCGAGACGGTCCTTCGGACCTTCTACGACTTCCATCTCGACCTCAACAGCGGCCAGCTGCTGGTCAACCCCTTCCCGTTGGACCGCAGGCGCCGCAAGGCGCGACCGCACGCCCATCACAACCCCGCCGACGACTTCAAGCGCGAGCGGACCGGCCGTTACCGGCCGGCCGTTCCTCAGCGGATCCCCCGCCGAATACCGGACGACAAGTTCACCGAGGTCTTCGCCGGCCTGCGCTCGCACCGGGACCGCGCTCTGCTCGCGTTCTGGGTCTCCAGCGCCGCCCGCTCGACCGAGTTGCTGACCGCGACTGAACGTGACGCCCTGCCCGGCCAGCAGCTCATCGGAGTGATCCGCAAGGGCACCCGGGACTACCAGCAGCTGCCGGCGTCGCCCGACGCGTTCGTCTGGCTCCGCCTCTACCAGGAGGAAGCCTGGCGCAAAGGGATCCCGCGGGGCCGCAATCAACCTCTGTGGTGGACTCTGCGACGCCCCTGGCGACCGTTGAACTACGACGCCGCTCGCGCCATGTTCACGCGGGCGGTCGAGGTCCTCGGCGCCAACTGGACGCTCCATGACCTGCGGCACACGGCGACCTACCGCATGACCGAGGACCCCGAAATGTCGCTGGTCTACGTCCAGCACATCCTCGGGCACAAGGATCAGAGCACGCTTCAGAAGTACCTCCGCCCGAGCCGCGACGAGGTCATCTCAGCAGGTCTGGCCCATCACGCCCGGCAGGAGGCGAAGAAGAACGCCCCGTCGCCGGCTCCCACGGCCCCCGCCTACAACGAGGACTCGCTGAACACCCTCTTCGGAGGGCTCGTCGCATGA
- a CDS encoding DUF317 domain-containing protein — protein sequence MRKKQWQGWGAGEQPEQHYLIAPRALAGGGDIRHVSEFLRASGWRDKTRKGGPLVMESPDRAVRVSYDPHALPGGWTVRGGARGDQSAWWAVLGRQTPVEIVAGLTDALTRPRSAHAPNVWAPLEEEHWSTRFEGRNYTATSPDESTWVHFRQHEDGRALWWSGARDEHGNGWTAQFAPSTPMHLVQAFSAALASAEPVMRPRGRVPRSGQIRTTSVSVLPSQLSAWQHARIAAARAATWARNWSADRPRTTPHPHTRAPAGGARARR from the coding sequence GTGAGGAAGAAGCAGTGGCAGGGCTGGGGGGCGGGCGAGCAGCCCGAACAGCACTACCTCATCGCCCCCCGGGCCCTGGCCGGCGGCGGCGACATCCGCCACGTCTCCGAATTCCTGCGCGCCTCTGGCTGGCGGGACAAGACCAGGAAGGGCGGCCCCCTGGTCATGGAGAGCCCGGACCGTGCGGTCCGCGTCTCCTACGACCCCCATGCCCTGCCGGGCGGATGGACTGTCCGCGGCGGGGCGCGAGGGGACCAGAGCGCATGGTGGGCGGTCCTGGGCCGGCAGACGCCGGTGGAGATCGTCGCCGGCCTGACCGATGCCCTCACCCGCCCCCGCTCCGCGCACGCCCCCAACGTGTGGGCGCCCCTGGAGGAAGAGCACTGGAGCACACGGTTCGAGGGACGGAACTACACCGCGACCAGCCCGGACGAGTCGACGTGGGTGCACTTCCGCCAGCACGAGGACGGCCGCGCCCTGTGGTGGTCGGGTGCCAGGGATGAGCACGGCAACGGCTGGACCGCCCAGTTCGCTCCCAGCACCCCGATGCACCTGGTGCAAGCCTTCTCAGCAGCGCTGGCGTCTGCTGAGCCGGTGATGCGCCCGCGCGGACGCGTCCCGCGCAGCGGGCAGATCCGGACCACGTCCGTCTCCGTCCTGCCCTCCCAGCTCAGTGCCTGGCAGCACGCCCGCATCGCCGCCGCCCGCGCCGCCACCTGGGCCCGCAACTGGAGTGCCGACCGGCCCCGCACCACGCCCCACCCCCACACCCGCGCTCCGGCCGGTGGCGCCCGCGCCCGCCGCTGA
- a CDS encoding DUF317 domain-containing protein: MPVSKRQLAEFEDKHAWQIPFDTNPRHLAGPGDARHVTHGLAAAGWTRTSDPLNPHMVLTSPGHPRYRLQYEPAPAASTWTLQADSTPYWYASFDALVPAEVLAAVTDALVFPPPQQQPNPWQAASAADWRRDTPDEAQSPDGMCRIGLRTLGADRPPAWRVETREPGYDDYDGPVLWRAWFSDHTPAHLIAAFVTALTDTAPLQRGMHDRTAHYSVVQQPSPLTPAQVVAAHTTRLDALRAQARADRRRHHLNTTKAPAPPNTAAAPLRH; the protein is encoded by the coding sequence ATGCCGGTGAGCAAGCGGCAACTCGCCGAGTTCGAAGACAAACACGCCTGGCAGATCCCGTTCGACACCAACCCGCGCCACCTGGCCGGCCCCGGAGACGCCCGGCACGTCACCCACGGCCTGGCCGCAGCCGGATGGACCCGCACCTCCGACCCCCTGAACCCGCACATGGTGCTCACCAGCCCTGGCCACCCCCGCTACCGCCTGCAGTACGAGCCGGCACCGGCCGCGTCCACGTGGACCCTGCAAGCCGACAGCACACCGTACTGGTACGCGAGCTTCGACGCGCTCGTGCCCGCGGAAGTCCTGGCCGCCGTCACCGACGCCCTCGTCTTCCCCCCGCCGCAGCAGCAACCCAATCCCTGGCAGGCAGCGTCAGCGGCGGACTGGCGGCGCGACACCCCGGACGAGGCACAGTCCCCGGACGGAATGTGCCGGATCGGACTGCGCACCCTCGGTGCTGACCGGCCGCCCGCCTGGCGCGTCGAGACCCGCGAGCCGGGATACGACGACTACGACGGCCCCGTGCTGTGGCGGGCCTGGTTCAGCGACCACACCCCGGCCCACCTGATCGCCGCGTTCGTCACCGCGCTCACCGACACCGCCCCGCTCCAGCGCGGCATGCACGACCGGACCGCCCACTACAGCGTGGTGCAGCAACCCAGCCCACTCACCCCCGCGCAGGTCGTCGCGGCACACACCACACGGCTCGACGCCCTGCGGGCACAAGCACGCGCCGACCGCCGCCGCCACCACCTGAACACCACCAAAGCACCGGCACCCCCGAACACGGCAGCTGCACCCCTGCGCCACTGA
- a CDS encoding DUF317 domain-containing protein, with product MPERPETVDVDFIAPRHLAGGGDPAWITVPLHRACGWSHGHDPLMPRVILSSPDQKALLRLEPDPDGPWWTLHHAAGPGQPAWYASFGARTPVELIAAFTDALTDPTTTQAPSCDVLEPLLGAGWSPAYVANRFVSPDTTTVVERLDGGPWFATTTLSGGRPVWQARFGENTPAHLITAFTTALADPSPALRIDSSRSLPTRDPELITRTRREVPATEIASALEDRVRALTARRAPRSTPSPSTAPSPRPRRAR from the coding sequence ATGCCCGAGCGTCCCGAGACGGTCGACGTCGACTTCATCGCTCCGCGTCACCTGGCCGGCGGCGGTGACCCCGCCTGGATCACCGTCCCTCTGCACCGCGCCTGCGGCTGGAGCCACGGCCACGACCCGCTGATGCCGCGCGTCATTCTCTCCAGCCCCGACCAGAAGGCCCTCCTGCGGCTGGAGCCCGACCCGGACGGCCCGTGGTGGACCCTCCACCACGCCGCCGGCCCCGGACAGCCCGCCTGGTACGCGAGCTTCGGCGCCCGTACCCCCGTCGAGCTCATCGCGGCCTTCACCGACGCCCTCACCGATCCCACCACCACCCAGGCACCCTCCTGCGACGTCCTGGAGCCGCTCCTGGGCGCCGGGTGGTCGCCGGCCTACGTCGCCAACCGGTTCGTGTCACCGGACACCACCACCGTCGTCGAACGTCTCGACGGCGGACCGTGGTTCGCGACCACCACGCTCAGCGGCGGCCGGCCCGTGTGGCAGGCCCGGTTCGGTGAGAACACCCCCGCACACCTGATCACCGCCTTCACTACCGCGCTCGCCGATCCGAGTCCTGCGCTGCGTATCGACAGCTCGCGCAGTCTCCCCACCCGCGATCCGGAACTGATCACCCGCACGCGGCGGGAAGTGCCCGCAACCGAGATCGCTTCCGCTCTGGAAGACCGCGTCAGGGCGCTCACCGCGCGGCGCGCTCCCCGTTCGACACCGTCGCCGAGCACCGCGCCGTCCCCGCGTCCGCGCCGCGCCCGCTGA
- a CDS encoding type IV secretory system conjugative DNA transfer family protein, translated as MGVLAVVVPLSHLAWLSGNLTAYLTGHPWAPYQPTAALLHPDQLWPQIGETSLLIGARLVPVTVLLVLGTTAGLLWARHKNSGGRKKKIAAMAKPKDIEPLMAKAITDKARSLRPSLKTAKHIAPRDTGILLGNLQGNRHEVRMGYEDVAVAIMAPRSGKTTSLAIPSILAAPGPVLLTSNKAAGDAYTATLDARRRVGRVWSMDPQQIAHAAREMWWNPLSDAKTLDGAGRLAGHFLAASVDASQQGDFWSKAGSNILSQLFLAAALDERPITDVMQWLAFPADRTPLDILRDHKFTAVAAQLKGTVEGPPETRDGIYETARQYAAALLNSEIAAWVTPQRAVPEFRPADFVTSTDTLYLLSKDGGGGASALIAACADSVMRAATAQAERAGGRLDPPMLAILDEAANVCKISDLPDLYSHLGSRGIIPITILQSYRQGQKVWGDAGMDAMWSAATVKVIGSGIDDPDFADKLSRLIGDHDVETTSTSTSESGKSTSVSMRQERILPADAIRALPKGTALLFATGMRAAMLDLRPWYLEPGAAELTAASKRASDDITKRAVAKHTPRQSDFGTAA; from the coding sequence ATGGGCGTCCTCGCCGTCGTCGTCCCCCTGTCCCACCTCGCCTGGCTGTCCGGCAACCTCACCGCCTACCTCACCGGACACCCCTGGGCGCCCTACCAGCCGACCGCCGCCCTGCTGCACCCCGACCAGCTCTGGCCTCAGATCGGGGAAACGTCTCTGCTGATCGGTGCCCGCCTCGTCCCCGTCACCGTCCTCCTAGTTCTCGGTACGACGGCCGGCCTGCTGTGGGCCCGGCACAAGAACAGCGGTGGCCGGAAGAAGAAGATCGCGGCGATGGCCAAGCCGAAGGACATCGAGCCCCTGATGGCCAAGGCGATCACCGACAAGGCGCGTTCGCTGCGTCCGAGCCTGAAGACCGCCAAGCACATCGCACCGCGGGACACCGGCATCCTCCTGGGCAACCTGCAGGGCAACAGGCACGAGGTCCGCATGGGGTATGAGGACGTGGCCGTCGCGATCATGGCGCCGCGGTCCGGCAAGACGACGTCCCTGGCGATTCCGTCCATCCTCGCCGCGCCCGGCCCTGTCCTGCTCACCTCCAACAAGGCGGCGGGTGACGCCTACACCGCCACTCTCGACGCCCGCCGCCGGGTGGGGCGGGTGTGGTCGATGGACCCGCAGCAGATCGCCCACGCAGCCCGCGAGATGTGGTGGAACCCGCTCTCGGACGCCAAGACCCTTGACGGCGCCGGCCGCCTGGCCGGCCACTTCCTCGCCGCTTCCGTGGACGCGAGCCAGCAGGGCGACTTCTGGTCCAAGGCCGGGTCCAACATCCTGTCCCAGTTGTTCCTCGCCGCCGCGCTGGATGAGCGGCCGATCACCGACGTGATGCAGTGGCTGGCCTTCCCCGCCGACCGCACCCCGCTCGACATACTGCGCGACCACAAGTTCACCGCGGTCGCCGCCCAGCTCAAGGGCACCGTCGAAGGCCCGCCCGAGACCCGCGACGGCATCTACGAGACCGCCCGCCAGTACGCCGCCGCCCTCCTCAACTCCGAGATCGCTGCCTGGGTCACCCCGCAACGGGCTGTCCCCGAGTTCCGCCCGGCCGACTTCGTCACCTCCACCGACACCCTGTACCTGCTGTCCAAGGACGGCGGCGGAGGCGCATCCGCCCTGATCGCGGCCTGCGCCGACTCCGTCATGCGGGCCGCGACCGCCCAGGCCGAACGCGCCGGCGGACGCCTCGACCCGCCCATGCTCGCGATCCTCGACGAGGCCGCCAACGTCTGCAAAATCAGCGACCTGCCCGACCTGTACAGCCACTTGGGCTCGCGCGGGATCATCCCGATCACGATCCTGCAGTCCTACCGCCAGGGCCAGAAGGTCTGGGGCGACGCGGGCATGGACGCGATGTGGTCCGCCGCCACCGTCAAGGTCATCGGCTCCGGTATCGACGACCCCGACTTCGCGGACAAGCTCTCCCGGCTGATCGGCGACCACGACGTGGAGACCACCTCCACCTCCACCTCCGAGTCCGGCAAGTCGACCTCGGTGTCGATGCGGCAGGAGCGGATCCTGCCCGCCGACGCCATCCGCGCCCTGCCCAAGGGCACCGCCCTGCTCTTCGCCACCGGCATGCGCGCCGCCATGCTCGACCTGCGCCCGTGGTACCTGGAGCCCGGCGCCGCCGAACTGACCGCCGCCTCCAAACGGGCCTCCGACGACATCACCAAGCGGGCCGTCGCCAAGCACACACCGCGACAGAGCGACTTCGGGACCGCAGCATGA
- a CDS encoding alpha/beta hydrolase has protein sequence MRSIRLPDGARLATYIDGPAQAPVTAVLVHGLSVTAALWRSHVPPLLRAGMRVVRYDQRAHGYSTRGTAALSLNQLADDLAQVLERTAPRGPLVLAGHSMGAMTLMRLIAPPS, from the coding sequence ATGAGATCGATACGGCTCCCGGATGGTGCCCGGCTCGCCACCTACATCGACGGCCCCGCACAAGCACCCGTCACGGCAGTCCTCGTGCACGGACTCTCGGTCACCGCTGCCCTTTGGCGCTCGCACGTACCGCCCCTGCTCCGTGCAGGAATGCGCGTCGTGCGCTACGACCAGCGCGCGCACGGCTACTCCACCCGCGGCACCGCCGCCCTGAGCCTCAACCAGCTGGCCGATGACCTCGCCCAGGTTCTTGAGAGGACAGCGCCACGCGGCCCACTCGTGCTCGCCGGCCACTCCATGGGGGCGATGACGCTCATGCGCCTGATCGCGCCACCCTCATAA
- a CDS encoding tyrosine-type recombinase/integrase, protein MELRHELIEGRAELPRVGAVVPAQGVHPPYIVVNGYDDEIEAATAYLRDLALNNCSPLTVRSYGYGLLRWFRLLWLLGVAWEKATEAEVAVLAGWLRTASNPQRQRTQAGGAAPGSVNLRTGKPTLRAGYAPRTINHALSVVSGFYGFHAHQGNGPVVNPVPVSPQRRRALAHRSPLEPRAVVGRARLRQKVSDRPPRSIPDRLWDELFDRLGCERDRALLEFYVSSGARAVELLGVGVDDIDWAGQRIYVISKGTREREAVLASPQAFVRLARYLGEAGTPPRGEPVWRTRRGSNRPLSYWAMRRIMQRANELLGTNWTLHDLRHTAASRMANGGKLTPVEVQAIMRHANIQTTSRYLTARVEEMFDKLAEHYSTPRPATSYPTGYAADDIKAVFGA, encoded by the coding sequence TTGGAACTGCGGCATGAACTGATCGAGGGGCGGGCCGAGTTGCCCCGAGTGGGGGCTGTTGTCCCCGCTCAGGGCGTCCACCCGCCGTACATCGTCGTGAACGGGTACGACGACGAGATCGAGGCGGCTACCGCTTACCTGCGGGACCTGGCGCTGAACAACTGCAGTCCGCTGACGGTACGCAGCTACGGGTACGGCCTGCTCCGGTGGTTCCGGCTGCTGTGGCTGCTGGGCGTCGCTTGGGAGAAGGCGACTGAGGCTGAGGTCGCGGTGCTGGCAGGGTGGCTGCGGACGGCCTCGAATCCGCAGCGCCAGCGGACACAGGCTGGTGGTGCCGCGCCGGGATCGGTGAACCTGAGGACCGGAAAGCCGACGCTGCGTGCCGGGTATGCGCCCAGGACGATCAACCACGCGTTGTCAGTGGTCAGCGGCTTCTACGGGTTCCATGCCCATCAGGGCAACGGGCCGGTGGTCAACCCTGTCCCTGTCTCGCCGCAGCGCCGACGGGCCCTCGCGCACCGGAGCCCGTTGGAGCCGCGGGCAGTCGTGGGTCGGGCTCGGCTTCGGCAGAAGGTCTCCGATCGGCCGCCCCGCTCCATTCCCGACCGGCTCTGGGACGAGCTGTTCGATCGCCTGGGCTGCGAGCGCGACCGCGCCCTGCTGGAGTTCTACGTCTCCAGCGGCGCCCGCGCGGTCGAGCTGCTCGGGGTGGGGGTGGACGACATCGACTGGGCCGGCCAGCGAATCTACGTGATCTCCAAGGGCACCCGGGAAAGGGAAGCAGTGCTGGCCTCGCCGCAGGCGTTCGTCCGGCTGGCCCGCTACCTCGGCGAAGCAGGCACGCCACCACGGGGCGAGCCGGTCTGGCGAACCCGTCGCGGGAGCAATCGGCCGCTGTCCTACTGGGCGATGCGCCGGATCATGCAGCGGGCGAATGAGCTGCTGGGAACGAACTGGACCTTGCACGACCTTCGGCATACGGCGGCGTCCCGGATGGCCAACGGCGGCAAGCTCACCCCGGTCGAGGTCCAGGCAATCATGCGGCACGCCAACATCCAGACCACCAGCCGCTACCTGACCGCGCGGGTGGAGGAGATGTTCGACAAGCTCGCCGAGCACTACAGCACTCCCCGCCCTGCGACGAGCTACCCCACCGGGTACGCCGCGGATGACATCAAGGCGGTGTTCGGTGCCTAG
- a CDS encoding tyrosine-type recombinase/integrase has translation MNDAPRRDLAALVVPRWGRLVETGDRYEPYRLIDPDGAAVEAVAVYFQELLAAGKAPSTVRSYGMDLLRWWRFLQAVDVSWDRATRREARDFSCWIQETVKHRKIKAQGPRAVWGAGAANPVTGKPSTGSGYAPATVVHSETVLRRFYDVHRDAGTGPLLNPFPLDLSRRSGRAHAHHNPMDGWRPERVGRYRPSLPRRIPRSIPEAWFNKLFAALPSNRDRALVAFWISTGVRASELIGMRQRDVDPGQQLISVVRKGSRAVQQVPASADAFVWLRLYQQEVQGQVARGRTQPVWWTRRDPIRPLTYHGAHRMFERVNASLGADWTLHDLRHSAAARMVRDPKLTLSDVQWVLGHAHLSATEVYLTPHKDEVVAGVLAHHARQARENIQPAPPPPAPGYDPASLDVLFGRSS, from the coding sequence ATGAACGATGCTCCCCGACGGGATTTGGCGGCCCTGGTGGTTCCCCGGTGGGGTCGGCTGGTGGAGACCGGCGACCGGTACGAGCCCTACCGGCTGATCGATCCCGACGGAGCGGCCGTCGAGGCGGTCGCCGTCTACTTCCAGGAGTTGCTGGCCGCCGGGAAAGCCCCGTCAACGGTTCGTTCCTACGGGATGGATTTGTTGCGGTGGTGGCGGTTCCTGCAGGCCGTGGACGTTTCCTGGGACCGGGCGACCCGTCGGGAGGCCCGGGACTTCAGCTGCTGGATCCAAGAGACCGTCAAACACAGGAAGATCAAGGCACAGGGCCCGCGAGCGGTATGGGGAGCCGGTGCCGCGAACCCGGTGACCGGGAAGCCGTCGACCGGATCCGGATACGCTCCGGCCACCGTCGTGCACAGCGAGACGGTCCTGCGCCGGTTCTACGATGTGCACCGCGATGCAGGGACCGGCCCGCTGCTCAACCCGTTCCCGCTGGATCTGTCCCGCCGCTCTGGGCGGGCTCACGCGCACCACAATCCGATGGACGGATGGAGGCCCGAGCGGGTGGGCCGCTATCGGCCGAGCCTGCCGCGGCGGATCCCGCGCTCGATTCCGGAAGCATGGTTCAACAAGCTGTTCGCGGCGCTGCCCTCCAACCGCGACCGGGCCTTGGTCGCCTTCTGGATCTCCACCGGGGTGCGGGCCTCGGAACTGATCGGCATGCGTCAGCGCGATGTCGACCCCGGCCAGCAGTTGATCAGCGTGGTGCGCAAGGGCTCGCGGGCGGTCCAGCAGGTGCCGGCATCGGCGGACGCATTCGTATGGCTGCGCCTCTACCAGCAGGAGGTACAAGGCCAGGTTGCACGAGGCCGCACCCAGCCGGTGTGGTGGACACGGCGAGACCCGATCCGACCCCTGACCTACCACGGTGCCCACCGGATGTTCGAGCGCGTCAACGCCTCGCTCGGCGCCGACTGGACCCTTCACGACCTGCGGCACAGCGCGGCCGCCCGCATGGTGCGCGACCCGAAGCTGACGCTGTCCGACGTGCAGTGGGTGCTCGGACACGCTCACCTGTCCGCCACGGAGGTATATCTAACGCCGCACAAGGACGAGGTCGTGGCCGGCGTGCTTGCGCACCACGCACGCCAGGCCCGCGAGAACATCCAGCCGGCGCCTCCGCCGCCGGCACCGGGCTACGACCCGGCGTCGCTGGACGTCCTGTTCGGGCGCTCGTCATGA
- a CDS encoding site-specific integrase, with translation MTAVVKHATRKPLEITNATAEQAQARNSRLREQFPARTAERWWSQTAQSSEETLRRLTAPPFLPAANGTRAGRRRGVTKLLHWLSSQPGDTWQQRWMATGAEDLCGAAWVELPQRWLSERGPSPSHDREDLTSGLLMLICGDVIRPALPWMLTRTHRYLASVMAEVRDPDGFARLHQLAAAGPASSRKDAQIAATRIATLLACKGGRIGDITVGDCVELVDTQRRVHARGGQKKVDFYLRLRAMGILPEDAPATIRAFGLALGQLSIEELVDRYRIRCQPVRDVIVDYLRERQPSLDFASLDAISRTLAGLFWARVEVLAPGIDSLRLPPAVARAWKDDLKVKKRTVVGPDGQSVEVSSPRLNAKDELMRVRAFYLDIAQWAAEEPARWGPWAVLCPIGDDEIHKAKERKRRKARMDQRTRERLPVLPILVSTTDRRRCEAAGLLQAAGDTEPGELIPGTGGALRRAIAPKAAGHLTWAEETSSGRRRNLSYEEEEAFWAFAAIEVLRLTGVRNEELLELTHHSVTQYRLPATGEVVPLLQIAPSKTDTERLLLVSPELADVLSAIISRLRGPGGMVPLVAAYDVREKVWNPPMPLLFQRGIGSEYRAFTPTAIRKLLINALAATGLTNAEGEALSFSPHDFRRIFVTDAIMNGLPPHIAQVICGHKNIDTTIGYKAVYPAETIEAHRAFIARRRASRPGEEYRIPTEEEWDAFLAHFEKRKVSIGTCARAFGSPCIHEHACVRCSLLRPDPAQRARLAEIRDNLIARIAEAETEGWLGEVEGLQVSLAGAEEKLRQLDLGHGQHTAVDLGIPTMRGDR, from the coding sequence ATGACGGCCGTCGTCAAGCACGCGACGCGCAAGCCGTTGGAGATCACGAACGCGACCGCAGAGCAGGCCCAGGCGCGGAACAGCCGGCTGCGGGAGCAGTTCCCGGCCCGGACCGCGGAACGGTGGTGGTCGCAGACCGCGCAGTCGTCTGAGGAGACGCTGCGACGCCTGACGGCGCCGCCGTTCCTCCCCGCGGCGAACGGCACCCGAGCCGGACGCCGCCGCGGGGTGACCAAGCTCCTGCACTGGCTGTCGAGCCAGCCCGGGGATACGTGGCAGCAGCGCTGGATGGCCACGGGGGCCGAGGACTTGTGCGGAGCCGCCTGGGTCGAGCTCCCACAGCGGTGGCTGAGCGAGCGTGGGCCCTCACCGTCGCATGACCGGGAAGACCTGACCTCCGGGCTGCTCATGCTGATCTGCGGAGACGTCATCCGTCCCGCTCTGCCGTGGATGCTCACCCGCACGCACCGGTATCTCGCCTCCGTGATGGCCGAAGTCCGAGACCCAGACGGATTCGCGCGCCTGCACCAGCTGGCCGCCGCCGGGCCAGCGAGCTCGCGCAAGGACGCCCAGATCGCCGCGACGCGGATCGCCACCCTGCTGGCCTGCAAGGGCGGACGGATCGGCGACATCACGGTCGGCGACTGCGTGGAGCTCGTCGATACCCAGCGCCGGGTGCATGCCCGCGGCGGACAGAAGAAGGTCGACTTCTACCTGCGGCTGCGGGCCATGGGCATCCTCCCCGAGGATGCCCCGGCCACGATTCGTGCCTTCGGTCTCGCCCTGGGCCAGTTGAGCATCGAAGAGCTGGTGGACCGCTACCGGATCCGGTGCCAACCGGTACGCGATGTGATCGTGGACTATCTGCGCGAGCGCCAGCCATCGCTGGACTTCGCCAGCCTGGACGCGATCTCGCGCACGCTCGCGGGCCTGTTCTGGGCCCGGGTCGAAGTTCTGGCGCCGGGAATCGACTCACTGCGGCTGCCCCCGGCGGTGGCTCGCGCCTGGAAGGACGACCTGAAGGTCAAGAAGCGCACCGTCGTGGGTCCCGACGGCCAGAGCGTCGAGGTCTCCAGCCCGCGACTCAACGCCAAGGACGAACTCATGCGCGTCCGAGCGTTCTACCTCGACATCGCACAATGGGCGGCGGAGGAACCGGCCCGCTGGGGGCCATGGGCCGTGCTCTGTCCGATCGGCGACGACGAGATCCACAAGGCAAAGGAACGCAAGAGACGCAAAGCCCGGATGGATCAGCGCACCCGCGAGAGGCTGCCCGTCCTCCCCATCCTGGTCAGCACCACCGACCGGCGGCGCTGTGAAGCCGCCGGCCTGCTCCAGGCCGCGGGAGACACCGAGCCCGGAGAGCTGATCCCCGGCACCGGCGGGGCCCTGCGCAGGGCCATCGCCCCGAAAGCAGCAGGCCACCTCACGTGGGCCGAAGAGACCTCCAGCGGGCGCCGACGGAACCTGTCCTATGAAGAAGAGGAAGCCTTCTGGGCGTTCGCCGCGATCGAGGTCCTGCGCCTGACCGGCGTTCGCAACGAGGAACTCCTGGAACTCACGCACCACAGCGTCACCCAGTACCGGCTCCCGGCCACCGGCGAGGTCGTCCCGCTGCTGCAGATCGCTCCGTCCAAGACCGACACCGAGCGACTCCTGTTGGTCAGCCCGGAACTCGCCGACGTCCTCAGCGCCATCATCAGTCGACTGCGCGGCCCCGGCGGGATGGTTCCGCTGGTGGCCGCCTATGACGTCCGCGAGAAGGTCTGGAACCCGCCGATGCCGCTGCTGTTCCAGCGCGGCATCGGCTCCGAGTACCGCGCTTTCACACCGACCGCGATCCGCAAATTGCTGATCAATGCGCTGGCCGCGACCGGGCTGACCAACGCCGAAGGTGAGGCACTGTCCTTCTCTCCCCACGACTTTCGAAGGATCTTCGTCACCGACGCCATCATGAACGGACTGCCCCCGCACATTGCCCAGGTCATCTGCGGTCACAAGAACATCGACACCACGATCGGATACAAGGCGGTCTACCCTGCCGAGACGATCGAGGCCCACCGAGCGTTCATCGCCCGCCGACGGGCCTCCCGTCCCGGCGAGGAGTACCGGATCCCGACAGAGGAGGAGTGGGACGCCTTCCTCGCCCACTTCGAGAAGCGGAAGGTGTCCATCGGCACCTGCGCACGCGCCTTCGGATCCCCCTGCATCCATGAGCACGCTTGTGTCAGATGCTCGCTCCTCCGACCTGACCCGGCCCAACGGGCACGGCTTGCCGAGATCCGCGACAACTTGATCGCCCGAATCGCCGAAGCCGAGACGGAAGGCTGGCTCGGCGAGGTCGAGGGTCTCCAGGTCAGCCTGGCTGGCGCCGAGGAGAAGCTCCGCCAGCTCGATCTTGGCCACGGGCAGCATACGGCCGTGGACCTTGGCATCCCCACCATGCGTGGTGATCGATGA